From Rana temporaria chromosome 7, aRanTem1.1, whole genome shotgun sequence, the proteins below share one genomic window:
- the LDLRAD1 gene encoding low-density lipoprotein receptor class A domain-containing protein 1, which translates to MNRTYPKRRSMDATSFGSTVTMLSRTEKDLCCGCSRRCVCIISLIFFTLMIVAAVIACTVIFALPAKTPESRYCVIGNYTGFLCNDRITCLLPSQVCDSLSDCGSGEDEVASMCSNLPNNLPGYLIFRCGNPQIWIYSNYKCNGINNCGDCSDESTALASCPACGSQWWSCNPVLYQYCYCIPRSLCQNGIQDCEDWSDEYVCTK; encoded by the exons ATGAACCGGACCTACCCAAAG AGGAGAAGTATGGATGCCACCTCGTTTGGTTCTACCGTGACAATGCTCTCCAGAACTGAAAAAG ACTTGTGTTGCGGCTGTTCCAGAcgttgtgtgtgtataatatctCTCATTTTTTTCACCCTGATGATTGTCGCAGCTGTCATTGCATGCACAGTTATTTTTGCCCTTCCTGCAAAAACACCAG AGAGCCGCTACTGTGTCATAGGCAATTACACGGGATTCCTGTGCAATGATAGGATTACATGTCTGCTGCCATCACAGGTCTGTGACTCCCTCAGTGACTGCGGAAGTGGGGAGGATGAAGTTGCTTCTATGTGCA GCAACCTCCCTAATAATCTACCTGGATATCTGATATTCCGCTGTGGAAACCCGCAGATCTGGATCTACAGTAATTACAAGTGTAATGGAATCAATAACTGTGGAGACTGTTCAGATGAATCTACAGCAT TGGCATCCTGTCCTGCATGTGGTTCTCAATGGTGGTCATGCAATCCCGTCCTTTACCAATACTGCTACTGCATCCCTCGCAGCCTGTGCCAGAATGGAATCCAAGACTGTGAGGACTGGTCTGATGAGTACGTGTGCACCAAATAA